The genomic stretch TAGTCTTAGTTAAAGATAGTAGCCTGTATGTTGTAGACTTGCAAAGGAAGCTTGTTGATGCTAGTGAGCTAGTTTGAACAAAATAGCTTATTCTTCAATCcctctttatgtttttttacaACCATTTTGTGTGCCATTGCTAGTTTTGCTAATTGTTCACAACTGGTGCAATGCTTAAGTGTACACAATTGTGATTTGCCTTCAGAAGTTTGGTTGCATCAATGCACTTATTCATCAAGATTTCTGTTGTTTGTTTCCCATACTTCAATGTGCAGTTACAATGCTCTGGAGAGAAGAGAGGCCTGCAAGGGTGGAAGAGAAGCGAACAAGAAATTTGCTGCACCCCAACCTTCTGGCAAGACTGCAGCAGCTTCCACCAAGCATGTCCCTCATAATGGTCGCAGGAATGATGTAACCAATACAAGCAGTGCCACAAATCCTTCTGGAAAGACCTCTAGACCTTCTTCAAGCGGAGGCCGCCCTGTCTACTCTGAAACAGAAAAGGCTGCACATGAACAACAGGTAGACTTCAACAAGTTTGTGATAATCTTTTATACAAGAAATAATATTCCATAAGAATATTGaagtattttttataatatgcAGATCACAGAGTTGAAATTATCTATAGATAGTCTTGAGAAGGAGAGAGACTTCTACTTTGCAAAGTTGAGGGATATTGAAATTGTTTGCCAGTGCCCTGAGATTGAAAATCTACCAGTAATCCTCCCTTAATTCGCACTATCTTTTTATAGAAAGCATAGAAATTTACAAGGATTGAATATGAATTTTCCATTGGTGTCTTGTGCTGCAGGTCGTTGAAGcaattaaaagaatattataTGCTACAGACGCCGATGGATCAATTGTTGTAGAAGCTCAAGCCATGATCTCTCAGCAACAGCAAGTGGAGCCAGCAGATGACAACATACCTGAAGAAGAACAAGACAACAAGCAGAAAGTTGAGAATCAGAAGCGAAAAATTATCATCAATTCTGATGTTGATGTTGCTGCCAGCATCACCTTGTCTCCCAGGCAAAAGATTGCTGATGCTTCCGATGTCCATTGCAGTGGATCACCCCTCGTGACTTACTGATTATCTTCTCCTTGTTTCAATTCATGAATGATAGACTCTGCAactttcttttgttattttttatactaCAAAATTTTATGAATAGTGTAAAATTTCTTATTATGTTTAGCATATTCTCTCTTAAATGCATAGTTCTCTATTCTTGAATGGTGATTGAATTATGAGAAATTGGGCGGGGAGTGCTTTGAAGAAATTATGTTATTGGTGTCacgaagaagaaattgaaaacaAGTTGGCTTCAGAGGCTAGCTGATGTCGCTCATCTTGACGATAAAAGTCACACGACAAAGGGAGCTCATTTGAATTCCAAGGGAGGGGTCTATAAAGGCTGGCACCAGCATTCAAAGAGTTCGAGTTCATGCATATAAAACGAGTGATTATGTTTTCCATAAGTAGTTTCAAATGTAGAAATTCGGATGCAATTGATTCTATTCCGATCATTATTAACTATGTCCTGTCACAAATGTGGCGAATTACATTAGTGAAAAGCTTGAATGTTATGCTTCCATGGGAACTCATTATTGGATTTTCTTGTGCAATTCATTTGCTATTGATTATTGTGTAAGTTAGGTTATTTTCTGAATTTGTATGCCATGCTCCATGTCAGATTTCAGCTGCCATGTAAGTTAGGTTATTTTCTGAACCGATATTGCTGGTGGAAAGATTAATATCCATGTGCTAATGGCTCTTGCAGCCTTTGCTTCAGTTTTCATGGGAAATCCATTGGAAGGTGGCTTGCTTTTGGCAATGTTTAATTTGTCTCATATAGGTATGCATACTCTTACTTGCTTACTTGGCTGTGGCTCTCCACTAGAGATGTTTGAATTTGTTGTCTAATAAATTTTTAACCACACAGCTGAGGAGTACTTCAAAAGTCGCTCCAAAGTTGACGTAAACGAATTGAAAGAAAGTTATCCAGAATTTGCTGTTTTGCTTGATGTAAATAATGGAAGCCTACCTAGTTTCTCCAACTTGACATATCACGAGGTCCCTGTTAGTGACTTGAAAATTGGTTCATTTATATTGGTCAAAGCTGGTGAGGTCTGTGCATTACACTTAGcttttattgaattgtatttgAGTGTGTGTTCCTATGGTGTACATAGTTACTAGATTATTCTACTTATGATGATTCACTGTGTGGTGTTTAGTGAGTTTAAAATGATTATAATCCTAGGTTTTACTGTTGCTTTCATCAGTCTGTGCCTGTGGATTGTGAAGTTTTAAAAGGTAGCTCAACAATCACAGTTGAGCATTTGACTGGAGAGGTTAGACCTTTAGAGAAGAATGTTGGGGATAGCATTCCTGGGGGTGCAAGGTACCTGGATGGTATGCTGATAGTGAAGGTATGCTTACCTTGTGTACAACATTCATTTGAGATTTCTGTTTTTCTGTAAAAGAAAGAATAAGGAATTTAATGTCCCATAGGATTTGTTGTCTTGTTGCTTCCTTTAAAAATTCCCTACTTGCTTCTTTCTCTCCAAGTGTGATGTATTTTCCACATCAAGCATTCTACTCGCTTTGTCCTGTTTACAATTTCGGATCAACCAATTTATTTTAACCCCCTTCTTCATTTGATATTatcttacaatttttaaatttgtcatTTCATGTTTGATGGAATTTTTattatagtttctaaatatgtatattttatttacatatttcagatatttaattatttgagtacaAAACAAGTCAGAGTCAACTCTTGTTTTATGAActagacaaataaaatgggatgCAGTTCCTGTTTCTACGCTATTGTATGTAATTAATTACATGCTTTACCTTAGGAACTTCTAATCTTGTAAAGAaattgctttttatttattctttacttTGGAAGGAGGAATAGAGATAGCATCCATTGTTGGCAATCAATGTATTGATCTTTCttattcaaattgcaatttAGGTCAAGAAGACATGGAAAGGCATGGTACAGTTAATTGTGCTCTTTCTTTTCTCATCGAAATTGCAACGAATACTAATTTTAGATACTGTTGGATGTGCTTTGAATACATGGTACAGTTAATTGTGTTGGTATTAGTTCTGCAAGATCCATTTTTTTCCACTGGAAGGCATTTGAATtaactcttttcttttttttgttatagGCAGGAACTGGAGGCAGCAAACCATTTAAAGTCTCACTTGGTTCTGTTGAATATATTGCTTCACTTTATCAGTCTGAAGATGAATCAACAAAGATTAAGGAGGATGTAAGGACTTCTATATATGGAGGAGATTTTGTTCGTGCTGCACTTTCTGTTAACAATGACAAGGTGATGACTTTTCCTTTATAGATAAGAATGCTATTTATTGCTATTGTAACTAGTTTTTGTACATGGAAGTAAATTGGTCAACCATGCCCCATCATTATCGTTAAGTTTGGTTAAAATGTCTTAACCATGTCATTTCTCTTCTgattattttattcatataaaGAGGTCAAACCATGAATTGGACAACTAGTTTTTGTACTTGGAAGCCAATTGGTAAGTTTAATGAATCTGCAGTGAACCCCTTATATGTCTAAGTTCTTTCCTgattattttattgatataaATTTTTTGCATGCTTACTATTGACCTTTGGCTTGCACAGAGATTTCTGAAGCTAAATTCCAAATTTCTATATAGGTGACTCTTTTTCACTTTGAAGATAAGCCTCGACCGGAGTTTCTGATGTAATACATACATTACGTGAACAAGGAAAACTTCATGTAATGATGTTAACTGGTGACCATGAAGCAAGTGCATGGAGAGTTGCAAAGGCTGTGGGCATCAAAGAAGTTCACTGCAGCCTTAAACCGGAAGATAAGTTATATCATGTGACAAGCATTTCCAGAGATAAAGGTGATTTTCCATCTCATTTAAGCTTGAAACTGATTTGCTGTATATTAAATCCCTAATTTC from Ipomoea triloba cultivar NCNSP0323 chromosome 12, ASM357664v1 encodes the following:
- the LOC115998955 gene encoding microtubule-associated protein RP/EB family member 1C, which encodes MASNIGMMDSAYFIGRSEILSWINSTLHLNLSKVEEACTGAVHCQLMDAAHPGMVPMHKVNFDAKNEYEMIQNYKVLQDVFNKLKITKHIEVTKLVKGRPLDNLEFMQWMKRYCDSVSGGATHGYNALERREACKGGREANKKFAAPQPSGKTAAASTKHVPHNGRRNDVTNTSSATNPSGKTSRPSSSGGRPVYSETEKAAHEQQITELKLSIDSLEKERDFYFAKLRDIEIVCQCPEIENLPVVEAIKRILYATDADGSIVVEAQAMISQQQQVEPADDNIPEEEQDNKQKVENQKRKIIINSDVDVAASITLSPRQKIADASDVHCSGSPLVTY